A window of Mucilaginibacter paludis DSM 18603 contains these coding sequences:
- a CDS encoding D-2-hydroxyacid dehydrogenase codes for MIKILANDGIDPAGKALLEAAGFLVDTVNIPQDELPAKLNEYDAITVRSATKVRKALMDACPNLKLVGRGGVGVDNIDVDYAKEKGIAVFNTPASSSLSVAELVFGHLFTGVRFLYDSNRKMPVEGGSKFNDLKKAYAKGIELRGKTIGILGFGRIGREVAKTAIGLGMDVLAYDLFPFNPEVDLVLGGGIEVKASVKVATKEEVIAQSDFISLHVPFTDKPVLGAEELAQVKKGVGLVNCSRGGTIDELALIEALNSGKVGFAGLDVFDNEPTPREEILKHPKISLTPHIGAATNEAQERIGVELANLIIGYFNK; via the coding sequence ATGATCAAAATATTAGCTAACGATGGTATTGATCCGGCTGGAAAGGCGCTTTTAGAAGCAGCCGGCTTTTTGGTTGACACCGTAAATATCCCGCAGGATGAATTGCCTGCAAAATTAAACGAATATGATGCCATCACCGTTCGCAGTGCCACCAAGGTGCGCAAGGCGTTGATGGATGCCTGCCCTAACCTTAAATTAGTTGGGCGTGGTGGCGTAGGTGTTGATAACATTGATGTGGATTATGCCAAAGAAAAAGGCATTGCCGTATTTAACACACCTGCATCATCATCACTGTCTGTTGCCGAATTGGTTTTCGGTCATTTATTTACAGGAGTACGCTTTTTGTATGATAGTAACCGCAAAATGCCTGTTGAAGGCGGTAGTAAGTTTAACGATCTTAAAAAAGCTTATGCCAAAGGCATCGAATTGCGTGGTAAAACCATTGGTATTTTGGGTTTTGGGCGCATAGGCCGCGAGGTGGCTAAAACTGCCATAGGTTTAGGTATGGATGTTTTGGCTTATGATCTTTTTCCTTTTAACCCCGAAGTTGATTTGGTTTTAGGAGGCGGAATTGAAGTTAAAGCATCGGTAAAAGTGGCTACCAAAGAAGAAGTAATTGCACAAAGCGATTTCATCAGTCTGCATGTTCCTTTTACAGATAAACCGGTATTAGGTGCTGAAGAGCTTGCACAAGTAAAAAAAGGCGTTGGCCTGGTTAACTGCTCACGTGGTGGTACTATTGACGAACTTGCCTTAATTGAAGCCTTAAACAGCGGCAAAGTAGGCTTTGCAGGTTTAGATGTGTTCGATAACGAACCTACACCGCGCGAAGAGATTTTGAAACACCCTAAGATATCCTTAACCCCGCACATCGGCGCGGCAACCAACGAAGCCCAGGAACGGATTGGCGTTGAGCTGGCTAACCTGATTATAGGGTACTTTAACAAGTAA
- the pnp gene encoding polyribonucleotide nucleotidyltransferase translates to MSYNAIKKVFDLGDGRTIEIETGKLAKQADGSVVVKMGDTMLLATVVSTPEAKEGVDFLPLSVDYQEKYAATGRIPGGFLRREARLSDYEVLISRLVDRALRPLFPDDYHADVQVMISLISADKNIMPDCLAGLAASAAIAVSDIPFNGPISEVRVAKIDGKLVINPTVSDLERASLEFIVAGSASDINMVEGECSEIQEAELVEAIKFAHDAIKIQVQAQVELAAEVAKAKVKRVYSHEHSNEDLKKQVFADTYDKVYAIAASASSKDERSEAFKNLQKEVVASLGEDADDVSKFLAKKYFHDVQYDAVRNLVLDEGKRLDGRTTTQIRPIWSEVGYLPAAHGSAVFTRGETQALTTVTLGAKDDEQMIDGAFINGYQKFLLHYNFPGFSTGEVRPNRGAGRREIGHGNLAMRSLKQVLPDENENPYTIRIVSDILESNGSSSMATVCAGTLALMDAGIKIKAPVSGIAMGLITNPEGTKYAILSDILGDEDHLGDMDFKVTGTEKGIVACQMDLKINGLSYEVLSKALDQAKEGRLHILNEMKKTIDIPRDDYKAHAPRIVSMRIDKEFIGAVIGPGGKIIQEMQRESGATISIEEKDNQGIIQIFGDNKESIDKAVTRIRQIVAKPEVGEIYEGKVRSIMPFGAFVEIMPGKDGLLHISEIDHKRIETMDGIFEIGDEVRVKLLDVDKQGKLKLSRKALLPRPPRTDAPAQS, encoded by the coding sequence ATGAGTTATAACGCAATTAAAAAAGTATTCGATTTAGGTGACGGCCGCACCATTGAGATCGAAACAGGAAAATTGGCCAAACAAGCCGATGGTTCGGTTGTGGTAAAAATGGGCGACACCATGTTGCTGGCTACGGTAGTATCAACTCCGGAAGCTAAAGAAGGTGTTGACTTTTTACCACTATCTGTTGATTATCAGGAAAAATATGCTGCTACTGGCCGTATCCCTGGTGGTTTTTTACGCCGCGAGGCACGTTTATCAGATTACGAGGTTTTGATCTCGCGTTTGGTTGACCGCGCCTTACGTCCATTATTCCCTGATGATTATCATGCCGATGTACAAGTGATGATCAGCTTGATCAGTGCTGATAAAAACATTATGCCTGATTGCCTTGCAGGTTTAGCAGCTTCGGCGGCTATTGCTGTTTCTGATATTCCTTTTAACGGCCCTATCTCAGAAGTTCGTGTAGCTAAAATTGATGGCAAGTTGGTAATTAACCCAACCGTTAGCGATTTAGAGCGCGCTTCGTTAGAGTTTATTGTTGCAGGTTCTGCAAGCGATATTAACATGGTTGAAGGTGAGTGCAGCGAAATTCAGGAAGCTGAATTGGTTGAGGCTATCAAATTTGCACACGATGCTATCAAAATCCAGGTTCAGGCCCAGGTTGAACTAGCTGCCGAGGTTGCTAAAGCAAAAGTAAAACGCGTTTACAGCCACGAGCATAGTAACGAAGACTTAAAGAAACAGGTTTTTGCCGATACTTACGATAAAGTTTACGCCATTGCTGCGTCGGCTTCTTCAAAAGATGAGCGCTCTGAGGCTTTTAAAAATTTACAAAAAGAAGTTGTTGCTTCTTTAGGTGAAGATGCCGATGATGTAAGCAAGTTTTTAGCGAAAAAATATTTCCACGATGTGCAGTATGATGCCGTACGTAACCTGGTATTAGACGAAGGTAAGCGTTTAGATGGCCGTACAACTACCCAAATACGCCCTATATGGAGCGAGGTTGGTTATTTACCTGCTGCTCACGGTTCTGCCGTGTTTACCCGTGGCGAAACACAAGCGTTAACTACGGTTACTTTGGGTGCAAAGGATGATGAGCAAATGATTGATGGCGCGTTTATTAACGGCTACCAAAAATTTCTGCTTCACTATAATTTCCCTGGTTTTTCAACCGGCGAAGTTCGCCCTAACAGGGGAGCTGGCCGTCGCGAAATTGGCCACGGTAATTTAGCTATGCGTTCGTTAAAACAGGTATTGCCTGATGAAAACGAAAACCCATACACTATCCGTATCGTATCTGATATTTTAGAATCAAACGGATCATCATCAATGGCTACGGTTTGTGCAGGTACACTGGCTTTGATGGATGCAGGTATCAAAATCAAGGCACCTGTATCAGGTATAGCCATGGGCTTGATTACCAATCCCGAAGGAACCAAATACGCTATCTTATCGGATATCTTGGGCGATGAAGATCACTTAGGTGATATGGACTTTAAGGTTACCGGTACCGAAAAAGGTATTGTAGCTTGCCAGATGGATTTAAAAATCAATGGTTTATCTTATGAAGTGTTATCAAAGGCCTTAGATCAGGCTAAAGAAGGCCGTCTTCATATCCTGAACGAAATGAAGAAAACCATCGACATTCCACGTGATGATTATAAAGCGCATGCGCCACGTATTGTATCCATGCGTATCGATAAAGAATTTATCGGTGCCGTTATTGGTCCCGGTGGTAAAATTATCCAGGAAATGCAACGTGAATCGGGTGCTACCATCTCTATCGAAGAAAAAGATAATCAAGGTATCATCCAGATATTTGGCGATAACAAGGAGTCGATCGATAAAGCGGTTACCCGTATCCGCCAGATTGTAGCTAAGCCGGAAGTTGGCGAAATTTACGAAGGTAAAGTTCGTTCTATCATGCCGTTTGGTGCCTTTGTTGAAATTATGCCAGGTAAAGATGGTTTACTGCATATTTCGGAAATTGACCATAAACGCATTGAAACAATGGATGGCATTTTTGAAATTGGCGATGAAGTTAGGGTGAAACTGTTGGATGTGGATAAGCAAGGAAAGTTAAAGCTTTCAAGAAAAGCTCTATTGCCGCGCCCACCACGTACCGATGCGCCTGCTCAAAGCTAA
- a CDS encoding response regulator transcription factor: protein MSKKILAVDDDPYILDALVELLQYSGYDVNTTPKGDEVFNKIDEYKPDIILLDIMLSGMDGRDICRQIKADKQTSGIPVIMISATPNLTQSVLESGANDFVSKPFDIFLLLDKIEQQLLKAS, encoded by the coding sequence ATGTCAAAAAAAATACTTGCTGTTGATGACGACCCATACATCTTGGATGCATTGGTTGAATTACTACAATATTCGGGATATGATGTGAATACCACACCGAAAGGCGATGAAGTGTTCAATAAAATAGACGAATATAAACCAGATATTATTTTACTGGACATTATGCTCTCTGGAATGGACGGTAGAGATATTTGCAGGCAAATTAAAGCCGACAAACAAACAAGTGGCATACCAGTCATCATGATATCTGCTACACCTAATTTAACTCAATCGGTGTTAGAATCGGGAGCCAACGATTTCGTCTCCAAACCTTTTGATATCTTTTTGCTGTTAGATAAAATTGAACAGCAATTGCTTAAAGCGTCCTGA
- the rpsO gene encoding 30S ribosomal protein S15 — MYLSKEAKQEIFAKHGAGPADTGSAEGQVALFTTRIAHLTGHLKKNKKDFSTQLSLQKLVGKRRALLAYLYKKDISRYRAIIKALELRDIIK; from the coding sequence ATGTATTTAAGTAAAGAAGCGAAACAAGAAATTTTCGCAAAACACGGCGCCGGACCGGCCGATACAGGTTCAGCAGAAGGACAAGTAGCATTATTCACCACACGTATTGCTCACTTAACCGGTCACTTAAAGAAAAACAAAAAAGATTTTTCTACCCAGTTATCACTGCAAAAATTAGTAGGTAAACGCCGTGCATTGCTGGCCTACCTTTACAAAAAAGATATTTCAAGGTATCGTGCTATCATCAAAGCTTTAGAGCTTCGCGACATCATTAAGTAA
- the rpe gene encoding ribulose-phosphate 3-epimerase produces MNHLISPSILTANFANLQKDIDMLNQSQADWIHVDVMDGVFVPNISFGFAVIKAIKQFAQKPLDVHLMIVDPDRYLEEFKNAGADGITVHYEACTHLNRTINKIKELGCRAGVALNPHTPVALLDDIIADLDLVLIMSVNPGFGAQKFLSNTYKKIADLKKLCALRNPELYIEIDGGVDAGNAAQLINTGANVLVAGNAVFSANDPSAAVATLKSIV; encoded by the coding sequence ATGAATCACCTGATTTCTCCCTCTATATTAACAGCTAACTTTGCCAATTTGCAAAAGGATATTGATATGCTTAATCAAAGCCAGGCTGATTGGATACATGTAGATGTAATGGATGGCGTTTTTGTGCCCAACATATCATTCGGTTTCGCTGTAATTAAAGCAATTAAGCAATTTGCTCAAAAACCATTGGATGTCCATTTAATGATCGTTGACCCGGACAGGTACCTGGAAGAGTTTAAAAACGCGGGTGCTGATGGCATTACCGTACATTACGAAGCCTGTACGCATTTAAACCGAACCATCAATAAAATTAAGGAGTTGGGTTGCAGGGCGGGAGTGGCGCTTAATCCGCACACGCCAGTTGCTTTGCTTGACGATATTATAGCAGACCTGGACCTGGTATTGATCATGTCAGTCAATCCGGGTTTTGGTGCGCAAAAGTTTTTATCAAACACCTACAAAAAAATAGCCGACCTTAAAAAGTTATGTGCTTTACGTAACCCGGAACTGTATATCGAAATTGACGGCGGAGTTGATGCAGGTAACGCTGCTCAATTGATTAACACCGGTGCAAATGTTTTAGTTGCGGGCAATGCGGTGTTCTCGGCTAATGATCCAAGTGCTGCTGTTGCTACGCTTAAATCAATTGTATAA
- the serC gene encoding 3-phosphoserine/phosphohydroxythreonine transaminase, with protein MKHNFGAGPGILPNEVLKQAAEGVLNLNGIGLSVLEISHRSVEFEAVLDEAVRLVKELFNVPEGYSVLFLQGGASTQFAMVPYNLLPSDGKAAYVESGVWANKAIKEAKFFGDVQVLATGKENNFKSIPKDFEIPADAAYLHITSNNTIYGTQLHQFPQSPVPLICDMSSDIFSRKVNVADFGLIYAGAQKNMGPAGTTLVIVKDEILGKVDRKIPAMLNYQTQIEGGSMYNTPPVFAIYVSMLTLRWLKAKGGVEAIEKENDAKAAALYAEIDRNPLFKGVCVPEDRSKMNVCFLTENPEHEKPFLKLCEEKDIVGVKGHRSAGGFRASIYNALPITSVHVLIDAMQEFAEKNR; from the coding sequence ATGAAACATAATTTTGGTGCCGGACCAGGCATTTTGCCAAACGAAGTATTAAAACAAGCCGCAGAGGGCGTATTAAATTTGAATGGGATAGGATTATCTGTTCTGGAAATATCGCACCGCTCTGTTGAATTTGAGGCTGTTTTAGATGAGGCCGTTCGTTTGGTGAAAGAATTGTTTAACGTGCCCGAAGGTTATTCTGTGTTGTTTTTACAAGGTGGCGCAAGTACGCAATTTGCCATGGTGCCTTATAACCTGTTGCCTTCTGACGGAAAAGCTGCTTATGTTGAAAGTGGTGTATGGGCTAACAAGGCTATCAAAGAAGCCAAATTTTTTGGCGATGTACAGGTTTTGGCCACCGGTAAAGAAAATAATTTCAAATCGATCCCTAAAGATTTTGAAATTCCTGCCGATGCTGCTTATCTGCATATTACATCCAACAATACCATTTATGGCACCCAGTTGCACCAGTTCCCACAGTCGCCAGTACCATTGATTTGCGATATGTCTTCAGATATATTCAGCCGTAAGGTTAACGTGGCCGATTTTGGTTTGATATACGCTGGCGCTCAAAAAAACATGGGGCCCGCAGGTACCACCTTGGTGATTGTTAAGGACGAGATATTGGGTAAAGTTGACCGTAAAATACCGGCCATGCTGAACTACCAAACCCAGATTGAAGGCGGATCGATGTACAATACACCTCCGGTATTTGCCATTTACGTATCCATGCTTACTTTGCGCTGGTTAAAGGCTAAGGGTGGGGTAGAGGCTATCGAAAAAGAAAATGATGCTAAAGCTGCCGCTTTATACGCGGAGATTGATCGTAACCCTTTATTTAAAGGCGTATGCGTGCCCGAAGATCGTTCTAAGATGAACGTATGCTTTTTAACCGAAAATCCTGAACACGAAAAACCTTTCCTTAAACTTTGCGAAGAAAAGGATATTGTAGGTGTAAAAGGTCATCGCAGCGCAGGTGGTTTCAGAGCATCAATATACAATGCATTACCTATCACCAGCGTACATGTGCTGATTGATGCCATGCAGGAGTTTGCAGAAAAAAACAGATAG
- a CDS encoding type II toxin-antitoxin system VapC family toxin, whose protein sequence is MNLLFDTNIVLICIRSDNYEEILRFVNPQNVPVYISIATEAEIKSIAIQNNWGMTRRLKLDAFLDQVNIVEIGQALMNAYVQIDSFSQCRNPAFKMYPFPTHRNMGKNDLWIASLLRC, encoded by the coding sequence TTGAATTTATTGTTCGACACGAACATTGTTCTGATTTGCATCCGGTCAGATAATTATGAAGAAATCCTTCGCTTTGTCAACCCACAAAATGTTCCGGTTTATATTTCAATTGCTACTGAAGCTGAAATAAAATCAATTGCCATACAGAACAATTGGGGTATGACCCGGCGCCTAAAATTGGATGCTTTTTTAGATCAGGTAAATATAGTGGAGATCGGCCAGGCATTGATGAACGCTTATGTTCAAATTGACAGCTTTTCACAGTGTAGAAACCCGGCATTTAAAATGTATCCTTTCCCAACTCATAGAAATATGGGTAAAAACGATTTGTGGATAGCCTCACTGCTGCGCTGTTAG